The following is a genomic window from Geminicoccus roseus DSM 18922.
GCTGACCGGCTGAGCTCAGTCGTTCGATTCCAGCCATTCCTTGAAGGTGACGCGGCGCTCGTCGGGGACGGAACGCTGGATCACCGCGCGCAGGTCCTCGGCGACGTCGTCGTCACGGACCAGGACCTTGGCAATGGCGCGGACGAGCTCGGCGTCGCTTTCGGGCAGGGCAAGCTCCACCCGCTTGAAGCCGCGCGCGGCGAGGCGGCGGCGATGCTCTTGAACAGACTGACTCATCTAAAGGGTCTCCGGGAAATTGCCCTGGCGCCGGATGGCACGCCAGCCACGCAATGGCCTGCGTATAAACTACCGGTGCAGCTCAGTAGAATAGTTAAATCATCGGTTCCAGTGGTATTACGCATCTCCGGATACACCGGTTACAGGCATGGATCATCTCACATTCGCGCGGGTCCACGATCAAAAGATTTCCGGAGGCTCCAAGGTTCCTCACGAAAAATATTACTATATATACAGTAGGGATTCTCGGGCGGCTTCCTGCCCCGTCAGGCCTTCTCGGCGGCCTCACTGCCGCGGCGGCCGCGGTGGCGCTGCCAGGGCCAGCGCCCCTCGATCTCCACCTCCAGGGAGAAGCTGAGGAAGGTACGGATCGCCACCACCACCGCTAGCACGCCCAGGTTGTAAAGGGTCGGATCGATAGCAACCGTACCTATAATATCGGCCGCCACCAGGAACTCCAGGCCCAGCAGGATCGCCCGGCCGAGATCGGCGCGATAAGCCTCATAGGCCCCGGTGCGGGTGCCCTGCTGCGCCAGCCGGTGCAGGAACCGGCTGGTCGAGAACACCGCGCCCACTGCGATCACCCCGATACCGATCACTTCGCCCACCCGGGCGGTCAGGTGCAGCCAGTGGTCGAGCCAGTCCGGAGCGCCCCCCAGAAAACTGTCGTCTCCGCCACCCTCCTGGGCCAGTCCGGTCGCAGGCGCCAGCAGGCCGGCCAGGAGCAGCCAGCCGGCCAGGAGCAGCCAGGTCCGGCCGGACAGGATGGCTGCGAGCCGGGTGGGACGGGTACGGCACATGGGCAGGGGCCTCCGCTGGGGGACAGGATCGTCCCCCCAACCTGGGCGGGCCGATCGCCCGGCATCAAGGCGGCGCTGGCCGAAACCTGGCATGGTATTTCATGGGATGAAAAATCTTTCTAATCCCATCAAGCGGTGGTAGCCCTGCCGCCAGCAACGATCCGCCCGCATCCCCGGCCGCCCGGCAGGCGCCCGGGCGGCGGCGCGTCCGGACAGGGAGCACCCGCATGACCAACCTCACCGAACGGCTGGAAGCCTGCTATTCCGGCGCCATCTACGATGTCCTGCGCGAGATGGGCCGGCCCAATTGCGTGCTGCCGTCGGAGATCCGCGCGATCGACCCGGACACCCGCCTGTCCGGCAAGGTGTTCACCGTGCGCGGCCGCGCCGACGACCGGATCGGCGCCCATGACAGCCTGGTCGCGTGGACCGAGTTGTTGAGCGTGGCGCCGTCCGGCCACGTGCTGGTCTGCCAGCCGCAGGACAAGAACCGGGCGCTGATGGGCGAACTCTCGGCGGAGACCCTGCAGTATCGCGGCGTGCGCGGCTACATCGTCGACGGCGGCAGCCGCGACAACGCCTTCATCCGCAAGTTCGGCTTCCCGGTGTTCGCCAGCTTCCAGAGCCCGCGCGACATCGTCGGCGCCTGGCGGCCGGAAGCGTTCGGCGAGCCGATCGCGATCGGCGGCGTGACCATCGCCACCGGCGACTACATCCTGGCCGACATCGACGGGATCGTGGTGATCCCGGCGGACGTCGCCGAGGAGGTGGTGAGCAAGGTCGAGACGGTGATGCAGACCGAGAACAAGGTCCGCAAGGCCATCCTGGAAGGCGTCGACCCCAAGGAAGCCTATCTGCGCTATGGGAAGTTCTGAGCCCGGCCAGGCTCCGGAAAGCCTGACCGGCCGGGTCACCCGGGAGATCGGCACCGCGATCGTGCGCGGCGACCATCCGCCCGAGACGACCCTGCCGGTCGAGGCGGCGATCGCCGCGAAGCTGGGGGTGGGCCGCAACGCCGTGCGCGAGGCGGTCAAGACCCTGGCCGGCAAGGGGCTGCTGCGCACCGGCCGGCGGGCCGGCACCATCGTGCAGCCGCCCGCCGCCTGGAACCTGCTCGACCCCGACGTGCTGGCCTGGACCCTGTCGGTGGACGCCCTGCGCGACGACCTCCTGCGCGAGATCGCCCAGCTGCGGCTGATGATCGAGCCCGAGGTGGCGGCCCTGGCCGCCACCCATGGCAGCACCGCGGAGATCCTCCGGCTGTTCCTGGCGCTGGAGGACATGGAGCGGCACCGGCAGGACCCGGTCCTGGCGGTCGAGGCGGACATCCGCTTCCACCGCTGCCTGTTCGCCGCCTCCCGCCATAAGCTGGTCGGCAGCCTGCTGCGTGCCTTCACCGTGCTGCTGCAGGCCAATTTCGACCTGGCGGTCCACGCGCCGGGCGGCTTCCAGCGCAACCTGGAGGTGCACCGGGCGGTGGCCGAGGCGGTGC
Proteins encoded in this region:
- a CDS encoding DUF1622 domain-containing protein; amino-acid sequence: MCRTRPTRLAAILSGRTWLLLAGWLLLAGLLAPATGLAQEGGGDDSFLGGAPDWLDHWLHLTARVGEVIGIGVIAVGAVFSTSRFLHRLAQQGTRTGAYEAYRADLGRAILLGLEFLVAADIIGTVAIDPTLYNLGVLAVVVAIRTFLSFSLEVEIEGRWPWQRHRGRRGSEAAEKA
- a CDS encoding RraA family protein, encoding MTNLTERLEACYSGAIYDVLREMGRPNCVLPSEIRAIDPDTRLSGKVFTVRGRADDRIGAHDSLVAWTELLSVAPSGHVLVCQPQDKNRALMGELSAETLQYRGVRGYIVDGGSRDNAFIRKFGFPVFASFQSPRDIVGAWRPEAFGEPIAIGGVTIATGDYILADIDGIVVIPADVAEEVVSKVETVMQTENKVRKAILEGVDPKEAYLRYGKF
- a CDS encoding FadR/GntR family transcriptional regulator; the protein is MGSSEPGQAPESLTGRVTREIGTAIVRGDHPPETTLPVEAAIAAKLGVGRNAVREAVKTLAGKGLLRTGRRAGTIVQPPAAWNLLDPDVLAWTLSVDALRDDLLREIAQLRLMIEPEVAALAATHGSTAEILRLFLALEDMERHRQDPVLAVEADIRFHRCLFAASRHKLVGSLLRAFTVLLQANFDLAVHAPGGFQRNLEVHRAVAEAVHARDPDTARSAMRRLLANNENDLARIMAQRQAGLATTEAS